Below is a genomic region from Populus trichocarpa isolate Nisqually-1 chromosome 15, P.trichocarpa_v4.1, whole genome shotgun sequence.
TGAAAATATCAAGTAGGGATGGAccaaaagatttaattttttttaaaaaaattaaaataaactgaactaaataaaaactttaatctcagtttggttttaaatttgttaaaatcaaataaatttaatttaaattaaaaagtatcttgttgggttattttttttattgaactttgatttaatgagtttttagtttataattaaagttatatagaaaatttaataaaccttttagttttaattaatttcgaGTCggttattataaatattatagatagtttaattaatttaatcaccCTAATATCAACTACTTTCTAAAACAACACAACACCTCGTgacaaaaaatttcaagaccACATGTAAGGCTCATCGAGGGCCCATTAAATCGTACATGGTTTGGGCTAAGGCCCAGGGGTGCCCAGTCAaattagggtttagggttttactCAGGCTTCTTCTTGCTACCCTATTAGGTTGCAGTTTCTACAATATAATCTTCTTCTCAACGAATCTCAACTTCCCTCACTCTCTAACAAGGtaaattgtttcttttctccttttctctaaACCTAACCTGCTTAGTTTCTTTCAcgctacctttttttttcttatatcgAAACAGCTTGCTTTTGTATAGTTAATGGCTCCGTTTTCTGCATCTTCGATTTTTCGCTTTAAGTAGTGTTTTAGCTTGTTTTTGTTGGAAGTAATAAACTTTATGCTAAAATAGCATCTGGGTTTGAAGAATTTTGAATTGGGTCATTAGAGTTTGTTGATTTTAGGCTCTGTCTGTATTTGTTTGATGGTCTTGTTATCAATTTAGTGCGAATTTTATTGCATAAATTAAGGGTTTTTCTTGGTGGTTAAGTATTTAAATTGGATTATCTAATCTTGATTTGTTGAGCCAATCtgagttttgtgttttttggtgGTTTGCTTTATCCGGGGTTGTATACCAGCGCCAATTTACTTTGTAGAAGTATCTGAATCCAATTTGATTGAGGAGAACTTGTCACTATGTTATTCTTTGGTACCTTTTTTAGCTTAATTTTGAGTTTATGTATTGATATCCATGAGTAATATCTGCTATTTTCATGCTTGAGTGGATATTGGTGTGCTTATTAATTGTAATTCGGTTTTGGATTGTGATAGGTTTGTATAATGGTGGTAAACAAGGAAGAATTGACCCTGTCTGATGAGGAGCTGATAACAGATGATGAAATGGATAATCTTGATGAAAAATTGTCTGGATCTGAGTCAGAATCGGAGGATGAAGATGTGAAGTTGCCTGAACCATCTAAAAATGCTATATTCAATAGAGATGGTCTTGCTGACAAGCTTCAAGACATTAGTTGGCCAGAGAATGTTGGATGGATCCACAAACTTGTGATCGACTTCAATCAAGAGCAAGAGGTGGACGTGAATGATGACCTGACCAGAGAGCTTGCTTTTTACACACAAGCCTTAGAGGGAACAAGGCAGGCATATGCTAAGCTAGAGTCGATGGGGATTCCTTTTCTCAGGCCTCCTGATTATTATGCTGAGATGGCAAAGTCGGATACTCATATGGAGAAAGTGAAGGGCCGGCTTTTGGCAGAGAAGAGAAGCATTGAGGAGGCTGAGGAGAGAAGGAAAGCTAGAGACTCTAAGAAACTAGCTAAAGAGGTTCAGGCCCAGAAGCAGAAAGAGAGAAATGCACAGAAAAAGGCAGCGATAGAGACTGTTAAGAACTGGAGGAAACAGAGGAAACAAAGTGGGTTTGCTGGAGGCGACAAGGATGGTGAGTTGGATATGCCCTTTGAAGATGGAAAAGTGTTTGAAAGGTCGAACAAGAAGAGGCCAGGGGTGTCTCCAGGAGATCGGTCTGGAGGGAAGGGGAGACAACCTTGGAAGAAGGGGAAAAACggaccagaaaagaaaaaattcaagagGGAATCAAGGGATTCCAAATTTGGATTTGGAGGGAGGAAAGGTTTAAAGAAGCAGAACACTGCTGACACCACTGATGATTTTAGAGGCTCCAAGAAAGGCAGTGCTGCCggaaataagaaaaggaagaggTGATAAACTGTTGTTTGATTTTGCTTTGCTAAAGACTACAGCTACAAACTCTTTGCAATTGTTTCTGGAAGGGCTTGTAATAGGGTTTTGAGCTTATCCCTTTTTTCCCTCTAATTCGTGTAATCTTTAAGCTTGTTTGATTGAAGTACTAATTTCCTTTACACTGTCTATGGCGATTCTGTCCAGATCCCGGTATGGAATCATGATTTTCTATTATCATCTATCTCAATCGATTCGTCATTACATTACATTCAAGCCGTTGAATTTCATCTAGTCTTGCACGGTTCCTGCCTGTCCTGCGTTGCAGCTTCATATAATTCCTCTTTCATTATCCAGTTTGGGCATGCTATTTTCACTGAAATTTGGCGTTTGTTTCATGTGAAAACAATCAAGGCCTGCTTCCTTGGCAGTTAACCTTTTATCGTTTTCATCCCATCCATCACAATACATCTCACcttgttccttcttttttatctgtATCCAATGAAAATCAACTGCAGTTGGTGAGCAATCATGAATCAGATTTCAATAATTCTCTGTACCAGCATCCTTGATTAATGCACATACTCACAACGTGTTTTAACAAGTCAACCCTAAGAAATCCCAGGTCTCTTTAGCTTCATAATTATTAGCTGCTAGCATTTTTCTCAGTTCTTGTGTTGCTACTGTTGTTGTCGGTGAGAAGTGTTAACAGTTAGATGAGTCTAGACTGTGGGTGCAGTTGCTACATGTATTAACTTTTCCTCCTTGAGCCCCATTTGTAGGCAgatttttcaaacaaatgaGCAAACATTTTTCCACCTAAAATTCACAGCTGTTTGATTTTGCCTCATCCAATAAGCTGAAGAGTGACTGGTAAAGTTTCTTTTCACTCTATTTATTAGTAGCATCATATCATGTCAGTACTGCTCATTGTCAATGGCCACTAATTAATAGAATTAAATCCTCCACCTAAATGTGCATGGGCACCATTGTGAATTATCATCatccatcaaaataattatttttttgattttttttagacttttAACATTAGAACATCATGAGagagacataaaaaaacataaatttaatgtttttttaatgaaaaataatttgaaaagagaAACTGACAGactcaaaaatgaaaaataaaaggaaaaacacaatttaaGAGTCTGGTGATGTCAATAGGGTGACATTAGAGTGGATGAGAAGCTGATCAATGGTTCCATCATCCATGTGCTGTTCTTGTTTGGTAAAGAGAAGGCCCACATACTCGTTGGCAAGAAGCTTCCCAGAATACACTGATACATTActgaataaataaaagcatataatatttcatttccCATTATATTTGTAGCCCTAACTTTTGCTACAAAAAGCTTCCTCTGAACTCTTTTTAACCTATCAATACAGGGCTTTAAAAGGGCGTGGCTCTTTTCCTCCCGGCAACACTTTCTCCCTCCAGGTTTTTGTCGACTCCATATCCTTTGATTTCTCCCTAGTTTTCAGAACCATGTTTGAGTCTACACTAGAATTGATCACTCAGGCTGCTTCCAATTCTTTTGTGATCTTCTGCTTTTGCAATTTGATCATTGTCATGATCCTCATGGGCTCAAAACCTGTCTTCAACTTTGATCAAGAAAGGGAAATTCCGAGGTCAATGGTcatcaacacacacacaaaggtGAAAGAAGATATCCTGGCTAAGCCTTCTTCACTTGATGGAAACGAGATATCAATAGATGACAGGAATGTGTCAATCACCCAGGAAGAACCCACCGGCGACGGTGACGAAGACGATGGAGAAGATGGATATggagatgaagatgatgagctgaGGAGAAGATCTGAagaatttatcaacaaaatcaatCATGGATGGAGGACAGAATCATCAAGGCATCATGTTTAGCCTAGAAATAGCTTGATAGGAGTTTCTTAATGGTTGGCCCATAACTTAGAAACGTGACACTGCTAGAGGTTGTTATGGTCATCATCTTTCCAGTGCTGTACATAATCGAATAACGATGACACAACTCACTGAGAAGATCTTGATTGTACTGTTTGAAAGCAATATTACAAAAACTCACTGTTCAGAAAAAAACTACTGTTCCATTGCACTTTCTTTACTACCTTCCTATGTTTTGGACAGTAGTTTAGTACATAAAGTTTTAGATTTCTTCTTTAGCATTTACGTGTGAACCACTTATGAAAACAATCAGCAAACTCCAGTGATTTTCGTAGTTGTCAGAGTCGGTCCGAGCAGTTTAAGGCCTTGGCTAATGAGTCGTCCCGCCAACCCACGGATCGCTGGTTAATTCAACCCTTTAGAATTATCAAATAAACAGCAGAAAGCTTGACTGCGATTCTCTTGAGCATGCTAAACAGGCATTGAAAAGGTGGATTAAGCCATGGAAAGGGCACAATTGGAGCCCAAAGGGCACAGTAGAACGGGTATCTTTGTTTAAGCATGAAGACtttgaatcatttttaataattgaaagCCTGATTTAGCTTGGATTATCCTCTCACATGGATAAATAAAGTGTTGACAAAGGGTACAAAGAAAAGTAGCACGAGATGCTACTTTCATTTgggttcgttttttttttttttcctgtggaAGAGATCATTCGCCTACTCAACTATCCATAGACAAAGAGGCAAGTGCATGGCTAGAGAACCTACCAAGAGCTTCAAGCGATAATAATACTTTAGATTATACAATTCCAAATAAAGTTACACCACACCACACCACACCACACCACTAAATGTAGAAGGCAAAGTCAATATAGTTTTCTTTGACAAGGATTTATGACCtaacccccttttttttttaaatcttgtttttatttggatCTGTGGTCTTTATcgatattttcttttgaagaagTCTCAATCAAGATTGTGTCCGGTTCCCTTTACAATACTAAAATTTCGTGCTTATCTTGAAAATACTCCAATGGAACATGTCCGGTTCCCTTGACATTATGACTACAATGATCATAGGTTGATAAATGCATGATCTAAACTGGTTTATAGACGCATGATCAAAGCTTTATACCTCTGAGATGTCCATGAGATCAGGAGGTTGAAACACATGATACCTCTTGTGGTTTGGACCGAGACAATTACACTATGGTATGGATAGGgatgataatttaattcaaaatcgaTAGATATTAATATAacctgaatatatatatttaatttaaaattaatagataCCGGCCTAACTCGAatgtatatgtattttttaccATTAACACAAACACAACCAACCAtggataaaaacattataaacatCAAAAGGCACACCATCAGTTATAACCAACTCAAATgatttaacaaaatatcatgattCCTAAATGTAACAGTATAACATTaaaacattctaaaaaaaacataacaattaaCAGTAACTAAAACTAAACCTTCAAAGATTCAAAatttacaacaacaacaactagaactgatcttttttgttctttttaccTGTGCTCTCATATTCATAATTATGTTGTCTACCACGTTTCCATGCAGAATAGTCTTCGATAAGCAGAATAGAGGATGATATTGGCATTGGTGACAGTGCTGTATTTAAGGTTCCATCAGGGGCATACTTTCTAGGCCTTCCACATTTTCTTATTGACCCCAGTATTTGTACCACCTACACCTGGGGTCTGTTAccttaaaatcttgatttttttatttataaatattttattttatttttatattgttttgataagcCAATTTCTACCACAACCGTTATTATAATTTCAGACACACCTTCACTAGAGAGAGGCACCCACTAGTAGCTCACCAAGGTTAAGGTTTGAGACAGTTtgagttagggttttgaattcATATTCAGATtcgatttttaattattgttctggGTTTAGGTTTGaggttagttttttatttctgGGTGCCACCCTGAAGCCATCAGGAGCTTCTTCTGCCTTGACTGTCACACCTGAACTTACTGTTATTCCCTCTTTTGTCTCCATCACCTCATGGATCACtcaaaaaaacccttaaacccTGTAAACCCTAGAGCTTCACAAAACATGAGAAATCAAAACTTTTTCAAGTTCAAGTGCTTGGTTTTTTGTGTT
It encodes:
- the LOC7476764 gene encoding probable rRNA-processing protein EBP2 homolog, producing the protein MVVNKEELTLSDEELITDDEMDNLDEKLSGSESESEDEDVKLPEPSKNAIFNRDGLADKLQDISWPENVGWIHKLVIDFNQEQEVDVNDDLTRELAFYTQALEGTRQAYAKLESMGIPFLRPPDYYAEMAKSDTHMEKVKGRLLAEKRSIEEAEERRKARDSKKLAKEVQAQKQKERNAQKKAAIETVKNWRKQRKQSGFAGGDKDGELDMPFEDGKVFERSNKKRPGVSPGDRSGGKGRQPWKKGKNGPEKKKFKRESRDSKFGFGGRKGLKKQNTADTTDDFRGSKKGSAAGNKKRKR